Genomic DNA from Candidatus Omnitrophota bacterium:
ACGACCGGGACCTGTGGTCGGATCGATAGGACGCCTGTCGCCGGTCAAGGGGCAGAGGTTCCTCATCGAGGCCATGCGCGGGATAGTCTCGGAAATAGGCGATGCGCAGGCGCTCATAGTCGGCAATGGGCCGGATGAAAAATCATTAAAAGAACTTGCCCGGTCGCTCGGGCTGCAGGATTCCATTTGTTTTACGGATGCGGGACTCGATACGCACAAGTACCTGTCGGCTATGGATATTTTTGTTTTCCCTTCGGTAAAAGAGGGGTTGGGTATAGCCTTACTGGAGGCCCTTGCTTCGGGCAGAGGGTGTGTAGCTTCCGGGGTCGGCGGCATTGCGAACATCATCAAAGACGGATCTAGCGGCATCCTCGTTCCGGTCGGAGACGCGGATGCCATATCCAGGTCGGTTTTAAGGCTCCTCAAAGACGCGGGACTGCGCAATAGCATGGGCAAGAGGGGCAGGGAGCTTGTGAGGGAGCGATTTTTACTTGATGATATGGCCGGAAATATAATAGAGTTATATAAAGAGGTCTTGGAAGGCAGATATGGCAAATAAGAAGAGGATGCTGGCGGCGATTGTAATAATCATCATCGCGCTATCGGTCTCGCTCCAGGTATTTTTAAATAAGGCGTATAGGGTCCCGATATTGATGTACCATTCAGTCGACTATGCCATCGATAAAGAAAATAGGATGTTCGTTTCTCCCGAGGCTTTTGACAGGCAGATGAAATTCCTGCGCTCCCGCAATTACAATGTCGTGACTCTTGAAGAAGCGGTAGAGTATTTGGCGGAGAATAAGACCCCGCCGCCGAGGACAGTTGCCATAACGATGGACGACGGATTCGCGGACAATTACAAATATGCCTACCCGGTATTAAAACGATATAAAATACCGGCTACTATGTTCGTTGTAGCGGGTTTTGCCGGAAGGGAAGACAGGCTTAGCTGGCCGGAGATCAAGGAGATGTCCGATTCCGGAGTGATAGATATCGAGAGCCATACCATGCTGCACCCCTTTCTCACGGGTATAGACGATAACGCCCTTAAGAACGAGCTCGAGGATTCGAAACGCATTCTGGAAGA
This window encodes:
- a CDS encoding glycosyltransferase family 4 protein codes for the protein RPGPVVGSIGRLSPVKGQRFLIEAMRGIVSEIGDAQALIVGNGPDEKSLKELARSLGLQDSICFTDAGLDTHKYLSAMDIFVFPSVKEGLGIALLEALASGRGCVASGVGGIANIIKDGSSGILVPVGDADAISRSVLRLLKDAGLRNSMGKRGRELVRERFLLDDMAGNIIELYKEVLEGRYGK
- a CDS encoding polysaccharide deacetylase family protein, with protein sequence MANKKRMLAAIVIIIIALSVSLQVFLNKAYRVPILMYHSVDYAIDKENRMFVSPEAFDRQMKFLRSRNYNVVTLEEAVEYLAENKTPPPRTVAITMDDGFADNYKYAYPVLKRYKIPATMFVVAGFAGREDRLSWPEIKEMSDSGVIDIESHTMLHPFLTGIDDNALKNELEDSKRILEEKLGKKVKFICYPMGVYDERVKSAAKKAGYEAGFATKPTEFTHEADIFAIKRIRISSTADNLFVFWIKVSGYHEFFKVMRK